The following proteins come from a genomic window of Lycium ferocissimum isolate CSIRO_LF1 chromosome 4, AGI_CSIRO_Lferr_CH_V1, whole genome shotgun sequence:
- the LOC132053014 gene encoding uncharacterized protein LOC132053014 isoform X1, translated as MDRYQKVEKPKPELPINENEIRITSQGLVRNYISYATNLLQERSGKEIVLKAMGQAISKTVAIAEIIKRRIPRLHQDTAISSISITDVWEPLEEGLLPVEQTRHVSMISITLSTTELNKNSPGYQTPSEIQQQTNYYNNNNNNYAPRYNYQPRQQQQPPRQAQAVYNAGNEDSYGRGRGRGRGRGRGWSRGGYANYQDGYNNYQENGGYSNYGRGGGRGGGWGYRGSGYGRGGGGGGRGYGYGRGRGRMGNRPRGGSNNNQA; from the exons ATGGATAGGTACCAAAAAGTAGAGAAACCGAAACCTGAATTACCAATTAACGAGAATGAGATCCGTATCACTTCACAAGGACTTGTTCGTAACTACATCAGCTATGCCACTAATCTTCTccag GAGAGGAGTGGGAAAGAGATCGTTTTGAAAGCAATGGGTCAGGCAATAAGCAAGACTGTAGCTATTGCAGAGATCATTAAG AGAAGAATTCCTCGTCTGCATCAAGACACTGCTATCAGCTCAATAAGCATCACAGATGTATGGGAACCTCTTGAAGAGGGCCTTTTGCC TGTGGAGCAAACTCGGCATGTCTCGATGATTTCAATCACCTTGTCAACAACGGAACTGAACAAGAACTCTCCAGG GTATCAAACACCTTCTGAGATTCAGCAGCAGACAaattactacaacaacaacaataacaactatgCCCCGCGTTACAATTACCAGCCTCGACAGCAGCAGCAACCACCTAGACAAGCACAAGCAGTCTACAATGCTGGTAATGAAG ATTCATATGGCCGAGGACGAGGCCGTGGTAGAGGGAGGGGACGTGGTTGGAGCAGAGGTGGATATGCAAATTACCAAGATGGATATAATAATTATCAAG AAAATGGTGGGTACTCAAACTATGGACGAGGTGGAGGCCGTGGTGGTGGCTGGGGATATCGTG GCTCTGGATATGGAAGAGGCGGGGGTGGAGGTGGCAGAGGTTATGGTTATGGTCGTGGCCGTGGACGGATGGGCAACCGTCCAAGGGGTGGTAGCAACAACAACCAGGCATAG
- the LOC132053014 gene encoding uncharacterized protein LOC132053014 isoform X2, whose translation MDRYQKVEKPKPELPINENEIRITSQGLVRNYISYATNLLQERSGKEIVLKAMGQAISKTVAIAEIIKRRIPRLHQDTAISSISITDVWEPLEEGLLPVEQTRHVSMISITLSTTELNKNSPGYQTPSEIQQQTNYYNNNNNNYAPRYNYQPRQQQQPPRQAQAVYNADSYGRGRGRGRGRGRGWSRGGYANYQDGYNNYQENGGYSNYGRGGGRGGGWGYRGSGYGRGGGGGGRGYGYGRGRGRMGNRPRGGSNNNQA comes from the exons ATGGATAGGTACCAAAAAGTAGAGAAACCGAAACCTGAATTACCAATTAACGAGAATGAGATCCGTATCACTTCACAAGGACTTGTTCGTAACTACATCAGCTATGCCACTAATCTTCTccag GAGAGGAGTGGGAAAGAGATCGTTTTGAAAGCAATGGGTCAGGCAATAAGCAAGACTGTAGCTATTGCAGAGATCATTAAG AGAAGAATTCCTCGTCTGCATCAAGACACTGCTATCAGCTCAATAAGCATCACAGATGTATGGGAACCTCTTGAAGAGGGCCTTTTGCC TGTGGAGCAAACTCGGCATGTCTCGATGATTTCAATCACCTTGTCAACAACGGAACTGAACAAGAACTCTCCAGG GTATCAAACACCTTCTGAGATTCAGCAGCAGACAaattactacaacaacaacaataacaactatgCCCCGCGTTACAATTACCAGCCTCGACAGCAGCAGCAACCACCTAGACAAGCACAAGCAGTCTACAATGCTG ATTCATATGGCCGAGGACGAGGCCGTGGTAGAGGGAGGGGACGTGGTTGGAGCAGAGGTGGATATGCAAATTACCAAGATGGATATAATAATTATCAAG AAAATGGTGGGTACTCAAACTATGGACGAGGTGGAGGCCGTGGTGGTGGCTGGGGATATCGTG GCTCTGGATATGGAAGAGGCGGGGGTGGAGGTGGCAGAGGTTATGGTTATGGTCGTGGCCGTGGACGGATGGGCAACCGTCCAAGGGGTGGTAGCAACAACAACCAGGCATAG